The following are from one region of the Hymenobacter sp. YIM 151858-1 genome:
- a CDS encoding CDP-alcohol phosphatidyltransferase family protein, which translates to MAIKKHIPNALTCVNLLCGCVALSIILGTNTRDFAQAADWQQLMPAAVLIGIAAIADFFDGLVARALRVSSPIGKDLDSLADMVSFGVVPGAFLFKLLQNAAPADNSSLAYLAFTVSIFSALRLAKFNNDTRQSDSFIGLPTPACTILVTSLPVILLHDQFGVSGIILNPWVLVALTLVLSGLLVAELPLFALKFKNLTWQDNSLRFVFLIATVALLVLLQASAVPLIILLYVLLSVLRPSYG; encoded by the coding sequence ATGGCAATCAAGAAACATATCCCGAACGCCCTTACCTGCGTCAATCTGCTGTGCGGTTGCGTGGCCCTGAGCATCATCCTAGGTACCAATACCCGTGATTTCGCGCAGGCAGCCGACTGGCAGCAACTAATGCCCGCAGCCGTGCTCATCGGCATTGCCGCCATTGCCGACTTTTTCGACGGCTTGGTGGCGCGGGCGCTGCGGGTGTCCTCCCCCATCGGCAAGGACCTCGACTCGCTGGCCGATATGGTTTCGTTTGGCGTGGTACCGGGCGCGTTTCTGTTCAAGCTGCTGCAAAACGCCGCGCCAGCTGATAACTCGTCGTTGGCTTACCTGGCTTTTACCGTCAGCATTTTCTCGGCCTTGCGCCTGGCCAAGTTCAACAACGACACGCGCCAGTCCGACTCGTTTATTGGCCTGCCCACGCCGGCGTGCACCATTTTGGTTACCTCGCTGCCGGTTATCCTACTCCACGACCAGTTTGGCGTGAGCGGCATAATCCTCAACCCGTGGGTGCTGGTGGCACTTACGCTTGTGCTTTCGGGTTTGCTGGTTGCCGAGTTGCCGTTGTTTGCTCTTAAATTCAAGAACCTAACCTGGCAAGACAATTCGCTGCGTTTCGTGTTCTTGATTGCGACGGTGGCCCTGCTGGTGCTCCTTCAGGCCTCGGCGGTACCGCTTATCATTTTGCTTTACGTGCTGCTTTCGGTGCTGCGTCCGTCGTACGGCTAA
- the porU gene encoding type IX secretion system sortase PorU: MRFFTSLLILAIVGWSWAAQAQAPAQQVQLTWRGQAVAFPQGGQGIRVPTFTTAVFETGQRVPSVHLRLNGYVAEVQLQATQYAPFTAPEAAAFAGASVGAAPQVQLRYGTENRQPVTLASLVPLRRNPQTGQLEKLVSFEYTYRTGSSPVQARTNRTYAPNSVLRQGEWFKIGVTNTSLGNGNVFKLDKAFLRNLGLPVQSLDPRRLQLYGHSLGMLPQANSAPRPDDLEENAIYFADNGGNNAAFDDDEYFLFYSPGPHTWELNGGRFRHRLNLYTDTAYYFLTVGSTLGKRVAPAPAVTGIATAEIREYTDHFFYERDLLNLLKSGRQWLGETFSGNAGLQKEFTFAGITDLVVGSPLLVTSSAAATALPPGGTTSFSLALNGTALGTQLIRNQSCNPGTAFCYEEAANTELSTHTANAPAGPDLRIRLTYAGTPSDLSATGYLDYLEVQARRQLRLGNTPLLFRSLENVSGSALSAFVLQNAGNALVWDVTEPRTPQAVAQTAGRFLARSNQVREYVAFAPNASFDTPRAFGRVANQNLHAIGAGAPVDLAIVTHPLFVAEAERLAAHRRTHDGLRTAVVTTNQIYNEFSSGGQDITAIRDFVKMLYDRRGGAPGLYVLLLGDASYDYKADPGNAANQLPAWWKDRQVKDADNQNLVPTYEAIESFAKVAPRFNGQGVSYCSDDYYAYLDDNEGAWPEDGSAGAQVMDAAVGRLPVRFGSRQANPAAMAAEVVRKLIEYDLAPAQGKWRNRLTFVADDGDNNQHLDNSEDTANPLVSTQPGFQVNKVYLDMYPQVSTASGQRSPNATAALDAAIEQGSLLVSYAGHGGPTAWADEKLITDASVQQLQNRQRLTFMFTGTCDFAQYDDPGFTSAGEQLLTDTPNGAIGLLTTTRLVYASNNQALANAFYRHLFQRNAATGRWPRLGDAVVFGKNNDFEDVYNRNFSLLGDPSMRLAMPDLVARTARLSDANDPTRTPLDTVRALQRVRLEGEVVNPVGNALQSDFNGKVQVTVYEKADSVRTLGNENLPKVVVVQRNVMYDGQATVRNGRFFVQFVVPKDINYRFGLGKISLYAADSTRNVDAHGANPRIVVGGAAKAGLTDTIPPTIRLAMDTESFAFGGLTRPNTTLLATLTDSSGINTAGTGIGHELTATLDNDPAKVTVLNEYYTADLNKFTSGRVRYLFKNLTPGPHVLRVKAWDNFNNSGEREIEFIVARDEKLALSHIINYPNPFATHTAFHFDHNRPGEDLDVQVQIFTVSGKLVRTLSAYVPASESHVKTITWNGRDEYNDQLARGVYVYRLSVRTSRDAPVSKYEKLVLLN, from the coding sequence ATGCGCTTTTTTACCTCGCTTCTCATCCTGGCAATTGTGGGTTGGTCGTGGGCCGCGCAGGCGCAGGCTCCGGCTCAGCAGGTACAGCTAACGTGGCGCGGGCAAGCGGTGGCTTTTCCGCAAGGCGGCCAGGGCATACGGGTGCCTACGTTTACCACGGCCGTTTTCGAAACGGGCCAACGCGTGCCCAGCGTGCACCTGCGCCTAAATGGCTACGTTGCGGAAGTGCAGCTGCAGGCCACGCAGTACGCGCCCTTTACGGCGCCCGAAGCGGCGGCTTTTGCCGGCGCCAGCGTGGGCGCCGCGCCGCAGGTGCAACTGCGCTACGGCACCGAAAACCGCCAGCCCGTTACGCTGGCCTCATTGGTGCCGCTGCGCCGCAACCCCCAAACCGGGCAGCTCGAAAAGCTGGTTTCGTTTGAGTACACTTACCGCACCGGCAGCAGCCCGGTGCAGGCGCGCACCAACCGCACCTACGCCCCCAACTCGGTGCTGCGCCAGGGCGAGTGGTTTAAAATTGGCGTTACCAACACGAGCCTGGGCAACGGCAACGTGTTCAAGCTCGATAAAGCGTTTCTGCGCAACCTGGGGCTGCCCGTCCAATCGCTCGACCCTAGGCGGCTGCAGCTCTACGGCCACAGCCTGGGCATGTTGCCGCAGGCCAACAGCGCCCCCCGCCCCGACGACCTGGAGGAAAACGCCATCTACTTTGCCGACAACGGCGGCAACAACGCCGCCTTCGACGACGACGAGTACTTTCTGTTTTACTCGCCCGGCCCGCACACCTGGGAGCTAAATGGCGGCCGCTTCCGGCATCGGCTCAACCTCTACACCGATACGGCTTATTATTTCCTGACCGTTGGCAGCACCTTGGGCAAGCGTGTGGCCCCGGCTCCGGCCGTAACGGGCATCGCCACCGCCGAAATCCGCGAGTACACCGACCACTTTTTCTACGAGCGCGACCTGCTCAACCTGCTGAAATCGGGCCGGCAGTGGTTGGGCGAAACCTTCAGCGGCAACGCCGGGCTGCAAAAAGAATTTACGTTTGCGGGCATCACCGATCTGGTGGTTGGCAGCCCGTTGCTCGTCACCTCGTCGGCAGCGGCTACTGCATTGCCGCCCGGCGGCACCACCTCGTTCAGCCTCGCGCTCAACGGTACCGCCCTAGGTACCCAGCTGATCCGCAACCAGAGCTGCAACCCCGGCACGGCTTTTTGCTACGAGGAAGCCGCCAACACCGAGCTCAGCACCCACACCGCCAATGCCCCGGCCGGCCCCGATCTGCGCATCCGGCTCACGTACGCAGGTACGCCCTCCGACCTATCGGCCACCGGCTACCTCGACTACCTGGAGGTGCAGGCGCGCCGCCAGCTACGCCTCGGCAACACGCCGCTGCTGTTTCGCTCGCTCGAAAATGTGTCGGGTAGTGCGCTAAGCGCCTTTGTGCTGCAAAACGCGGGCAACGCTTTGGTATGGGACGTAACCGAACCGCGCACGCCACAGGCCGTTGCGCAAACTGCTGGCCGCTTTTTGGCCCGCTCCAACCAAGTGCGCGAGTACGTGGCCTTCGCGCCCAACGCCAGCTTTGATACCCCTAGGGCTTTCGGACGCGTGGCCAACCAAAACCTGCACGCCATCGGGGCGGGCGCTCCGGTTGATCTGGCCATCGTTACACACCCGTTGTTTGTGGCCGAAGCCGAACGCCTCGCCGCTCACCGCCGCACGCACGACGGCCTGCGCACGGCCGTGGTCACCACCAATCAGATATACAACGAGTTCAGCTCGGGCGGGCAGGACATTACCGCCATTCGCGACTTCGTGAAGATGCTTTATGACCGCCGCGGCGGCGCGCCGGGCCTCTACGTGTTGCTGCTGGGCGATGCCTCGTACGATTACAAAGCCGACCCCGGCAACGCCGCCAATCAGCTGCCGGCGTGGTGGAAGGATCGGCAGGTGAAAGACGCCGACAACCAGAACCTGGTGCCTACCTACGAGGCCATCGAGTCGTTTGCCAAGGTGGCGCCCCGCTTCAACGGGCAAGGCGTTTCGTACTGTTCCGACGATTACTACGCTTACCTCGACGACAACGAGGGCGCCTGGCCCGAAGACGGCTCGGCCGGCGCGCAGGTGATGGATGCCGCTGTGGGCCGTTTGCCGGTACGTTTCGGCAGCAGGCAGGCCAACCCCGCGGCCATGGCTGCCGAAGTGGTGCGCAAGCTGATTGAGTACGATCTGGCACCCGCCCAGGGTAAGTGGCGCAACCGCCTCACGTTTGTGGCCGACGACGGCGACAACAACCAGCACCTGGACAACTCCGAGGATACCGCCAACCCACTGGTGAGCACCCAACCCGGCTTTCAGGTAAACAAGGTGTACCTTGATATGTACCCGCAGGTTAGCACTGCCAGTGGGCAGCGCTCGCCCAACGCAACGGCTGCCCTGGATGCTGCCATCGAGCAAGGCTCGCTGCTGGTGAGCTACGCGGGCCACGGCGGCCCCACGGCCTGGGCCGACGAAAAGCTTATTACCGATGCCTCGGTGCAGCAGCTGCAAAACCGGCAGCGGCTCACGTTCATGTTTACGGGCACCTGCGATTTTGCCCAGTACGACGACCCCGGCTTCACTTCGGCCGGTGAGCAGCTGCTTACCGATACACCCAACGGCGCCATTGGTCTGCTCACCACCACGCGCCTGGTGTATGCCTCAAACAACCAGGCGTTGGCCAATGCCTTTTACCGTCATTTGTTTCAGCGAAATGCTGCCACGGGCCGCTGGCCGCGCCTAGGTGACGCGGTCGTGTTCGGCAAAAACAACGACTTCGAGGACGTTTACAACCGCAACTTCTCGCTGCTCGGCGACCCATCGATGCGGCTGGCCATGCCCGATTTGGTAGCCCGTACGGCTCGACTAAGCGATGCTAACGACCCAACTCGCACGCCCCTCGATACAGTGCGGGCATTGCAGCGCGTGCGCCTCGAAGGCGAGGTGGTAAATCCCGTAGGCAATGCTTTGCAAAGCGACTTCAACGGCAAGGTGCAGGTAACAGTGTACGAAAAAGCCGACTCGGTTCGTACCCTGGGCAATGAAAACCTTCCCAAAGTCGTTGTGGTGCAGCGCAACGTGATGTACGACGGGCAGGCTACCGTGCGCAACGGGCGTTTCTTCGTGCAGTTTGTGGTGCCCAAGGATATCAACTACCGCTTCGGGCTGGGCAAAATCAGCTTATACGCCGCCGACTCGACGCGCAATGTGGATGCCCACGGCGCTAACCCGCGCATTGTGGTGGGCGGCGCTGCCAAGGCTGGCCTCACCGATACCATTCCGCCTACCATTCGGTTGGCCATGGATACCGAGTCGTTTGCTTTCGGGGGGCTTACCCGCCCCAATACCACTTTGCTGGCCACACTAACCGATTCCAGCGGCATCAACACGGCCGGCACCGGTATCGGCCACGAGCTTACCGCCACGCTCGACAACGACCCCGCCAAGGTGACGGTGCTGAACGAGTACTACACCGCCGATTTGAACAAGTTTACCAGCGGGCGGGTACGCTACTTATTCAAGAACTTAACCCCGGGCCCGCACGTGCTGCGCGTCAAAGCCTGGGACAACTTCAATAACTCCGGCGAGCGGGAAATCGAGTTTATCGTAGCGCGCGACGAAAAATTAGCGCTCAGCCATATTATTAATTACCCCAATCCGTTTGCTACGCATACCGCCTTTCACTTCGACCACAACCGCCCCGGCGAAGACCTGGATGTACAAGTGCAGATTTTCACCGTTTCCGGCAAACTCGTACGTACCCTCTCCGCGTATGTGCCCGCAAGCGAGTCGCACGTAAAAACCATCACCTGGAATGGCCGCGACGAGTACAACGACCAACTGGCGCGCGGCGTGTACGTGTACCGCCTGAGCGTACGCACCTCGCGCGATGCGCCGGTGAGCAAATACGAGAAGCTGGTTCTTCTTAATTAA
- the porV gene encoding type IX secretion system outer membrane channel protein PorV, whose translation MPSSKSTAMRLLLPALLGTAGAAQAQQKTNTITTAVPFITISPDARSAALGDAGAAISPDANAPFHNAGKLGFLRNPYGASASYSPWLRNVTDDMSISALSGYKKLGQRSALAASLTYFDLGSIDFRSSTNQPEGTFNPKEYSVSLTYGQKLSEYLGVGVTTRYIRSNLTGSQIADSRPGNAFAVDLGVYYNRDVSIGAGDYNLAFGAAVSNIGNKITYTRADQADFLPTNLKLGTAITRELDAFNKITLTVDANKLLVPTPYYIDGVDSSDPAVVAENDRIARKSIVSGILGSFSDAPGGASEEFKEINLSAGAEYWYNDLLAARVGYFYENPLKGDRQYLCLGLGLRYQVFGVDAAYLVPNSRANPLANTIRVSLHFNFGNASDNASSGDSPSN comes from the coding sequence ATGCCCTCTTCGAAGTCGACGGCCATGCGCTTGCTGCTGCCAGCCTTGCTGGGCACAGCCGGCGCTGCGCAGGCCCAACAAAAAACCAACACCATCACCACGGCCGTACCGTTCATCACCATCAGCCCCGATGCGCGCTCCGCTGCCCTAGGTGATGCGGGGGCTGCCATTTCGCCTGATGCCAACGCCCCCTTCCACAACGCGGGCAAGCTGGGCTTTTTGCGGAACCCATACGGTGCTTCGGCCTCGTACTCGCCGTGGCTGCGCAACGTAACCGACGACATGAGCATTTCGGCGCTGTCGGGGTACAAGAAGCTCGGCCAACGCTCGGCCCTGGCCGCCTCGCTCACGTACTTCGACCTAGGCTCCATCGACTTTCGCAGCAGCACCAACCAGCCCGAAGGTACCTTCAACCCGAAGGAATATTCGGTTAGCCTCACCTACGGGCAAAAGCTCAGCGAGTACCTAGGCGTAGGCGTGACCACGCGCTACATCCGCTCGAACCTCACCGGCAGCCAAATTGCCGATAGCCGCCCTGGCAACGCGTTTGCCGTCGACCTAGGCGTGTATTACAACCGCGACGTATCCATCGGGGCCGGTGACTACAACCTGGCCTTCGGCGCCGCAGTGTCGAATATCGGCAACAAGATTACCTACACGCGGGCCGATCAGGCTGATTTTCTGCCGACCAACCTGAAGCTGGGCACGGCCATTACGCGCGAGTTGGACGCCTTCAACAAGATTACCCTGACCGTGGACGCCAACAAGCTGCTGGTGCCTACTCCGTATTACATCGACGGGGTTGATTCGTCGGACCCAGCCGTGGTGGCCGAGAACGACCGCATTGCCCGTAAGTCGATTGTGAGTGGCATCCTGGGTTCGTTCAGCGATGCGCCCGGCGGGGCCAGCGAGGAGTTCAAGGAAATCAACCTCTCGGCCGGTGCCGAGTATTGGTACAACGACTTGTTGGCCGCGCGCGTAGGCTATTTCTATGAAAACCCGCTGAAAGGCGACCGGCAGTACCTCTGCCTGGGCTTGGGTCTGCGCTATCAGGTATTCGGTGTAGATGCCGCTTACCTAGTGCCGAACTCCCGCGCCAATCCACTGGCCAACACCATTCGGGTTTCGCTCCATTTCAACTTTGGTAACGCAAGCGACAACGCCTCGTCCGGCGATTCGCCCTCAAACTAA
- a CDS encoding M16 family metallopeptidase, with translation MLNRQLAPPTRPIGRVDLPKATVTQLPNGARLHVLPHNAQPVVRLQVVLPAGRWYDPTPGVSLLTARTLLDGTHSRTARQIADEVAFYGASLECEQGFDRATLTLYCLSRHLEKLLPLVQDVLINASFPDSDVEQLKLRTIQNIRVERQKTSYLASERFSQNLFGPKHPYGRVFNEDSFRTLSPDDARSFHHEAYNLGKAELFLCGDVNESHINILQELLGTSGKPSANGAIVEFTNDFTPIPADYVAIEGSLQASLRLGRAWPTPSHADTHKLQFLVKVLGGYFGSRLMKNIREDKGFTYGIYASINHREHGSNLIIASDVNAQNAEAAIQEIHHEMRTLQEEAIPEEELETVRSYILGKFLNELGTIFEQADKYKTRVLLGLHSDFHAQFIAEVSAVTADELRALAQGYLAPAGLAQAVAGPTAR, from the coding sequence ATGCTGAATCGTCAACTCGCTCCTCCGACCCGGCCAATTGGCCGGGTCGATTTGCCTAAGGCCACCGTTACGCAGCTGCCAAACGGGGCTCGTTTACACGTACTACCCCACAATGCCCAGCCAGTAGTGCGCTTGCAGGTTGTGCTGCCAGCCGGCCGCTGGTACGATCCTACGCCCGGAGTGTCGCTGCTGACAGCGCGCACACTGCTCGATGGGACCCACTCGCGCACCGCACGCCAAATTGCTGACGAAGTAGCTTTTTACGGGGCTTCCCTGGAATGCGAGCAAGGTTTCGATAGAGCGACACTGACGCTCTATTGCTTGTCCCGTCACTTAGAGAAGTTGCTTCCTTTGGTGCAAGATGTGTTGATTAACGCCAGCTTTCCCGACAGCGACGTTGAACAGCTTAAGCTTCGCACTATTCAAAATATTCGAGTAGAACGACAGAAGACTAGCTATCTGGCTTCGGAACGGTTTTCTCAGAACCTATTCGGCCCAAAGCACCCGTACGGCAGGGTGTTCAACGAAGACTCCTTCCGGACACTTTCCCCAGATGATGCCCGCAGTTTTCATCACGAAGCATACAATCTGGGCAAAGCTGAGCTGTTTCTGTGCGGCGATGTGAATGAAAGCCACATCAATATCTTGCAAGAACTGCTAGGTACATCTGGCAAACCTAGCGCAAACGGAGCCATCGTGGAGTTCACAAACGACTTCACACCTATCCCGGCCGACTACGTAGCTATAGAAGGCAGTTTGCAAGCTTCGCTGCGCCTAGGTCGTGCATGGCCTACTCCTTCCCATGCGGATACTCACAAACTACAATTCCTTGTGAAAGTCCTGGGAGGCTACTTCGGCTCACGCTTGATGAAGAACATCAGGGAGGACAAAGGCTTTACATACGGCATTTATGCTAGCATCAATCATCGTGAGCACGGCAGCAATCTAATTATTGCCTCTGATGTGAACGCACAAAACGCCGAAGCTGCGATTCAGGAAATACATCATGAAATGCGCACGCTTCAAGAAGAAGCGATACCGGAAGAAGAACTTGAAACAGTTCGCAGCTACATCTTAGGTAAGTTCCTGAACGAGCTTGGAACAATATTCGAGCAAGCGGACAAATACAAAACCCGCGTCTTACTCGGCCTGCATTCAGACTTCCATGCACAGTTCATAGCAGAGGTAAGTGCAGTGACGGCCGATGAGCTGCGCGCGCTGGCGCAGGGCTATCTGGCCCCGGCGGGGCTGGCGCAAGCGGTGGCGGGCCCAACGGCGCGGTAG
- a CDS encoding class A beta-lactamase-related serine hydrolase produces the protein MDSLLRSTPALMPVVNNAEEHELQVIYTRIQRSANGQPSFQQYTYRLNDKAYFNPASLVKLPVALLALEKLNILRQQVPALTRQSIMATGVAGRCQTAVPFITSTDSNKVASLGNYIKRMLLVSDNQAYNRLYEFLGQQYIHQRLAKAGYPEVRITRRFAPCDTAANRCTNPVTFYTVAGSKIYHQPATCNPTAPRPPLGRFVKGRGYYSAGKFVPQPYDFTTGNYLPLRIVDELLRQTLFPNTSSANPAFALTSADYAFLRTYLGSTPAESGFQRFASPEYFPAYKKYLYYGRQRHSKPQPGLRIYNIVGMSYGYLADCAYFADQRTGVEFILSAVLYVNKDGVLNDGSYEYKSIGLPFLQALGQAIYRFEAEYPHAYPFNKAKSNTE, from the coding sequence TTGGATAGTTTGCTGCGGAGTACGCCGGCGCTTATGCCAGTCGTAAATAATGCAGAGGAGCACGAACTGCAGGTCATTTACACACGCATCCAGCGCTCCGCCAATGGGCAGCCGAGCTTCCAGCAGTACACCTACCGGCTCAACGACAAGGCCTACTTCAATCCGGCTAGCCTTGTTAAGCTGCCTGTGGCGCTTCTTGCGCTCGAAAAGCTGAACATTTTGCGCCAACAGGTACCAGCCTTAACCCGTCAGAGCATAATGGCCACCGGGGTGGCGGGCCGTTGCCAAACAGCCGTACCGTTTATCACCTCAACCGATAGTAATAAAGTCGCCAGCCTGGGTAACTACATAAAGCGGATGTTGCTGGTAAGCGACAACCAAGCATATAATAGGTTGTACGAGTTTCTGGGCCAGCAATACATTCATCAACGGCTCGCCAAAGCTGGCTATCCAGAAGTACGCATCACCCGAAGGTTTGCCCCTTGCGATACAGCCGCCAACCGCTGCACCAATCCCGTTACTTTTTATACCGTGGCCGGCAGTAAAATCTACCATCAGCCAGCCACGTGCAATCCAACAGCACCAAGGCCACCTCTGGGGCGCTTTGTAAAGGGCCGCGGGTATTACAGCGCAGGAAAGTTTGTTCCTCAACCATACGATTTCACCACCGGCAATTACTTGCCCTTGCGAATTGTTGACGAACTGTTGCGGCAAACGCTCTTCCCCAATACTAGCAGCGCCAATCCTGCTTTTGCTTTAACCAGCGCCGACTACGCATTTCTGCGCACCTATCTAGGCAGCACTCCAGCCGAATCGGGCTTTCAGCGCTTTGCCTCTCCCGAATACTTTCCAGCTTACAAAAAGTACCTGTACTACGGGCGCCAACGGCATTCCAAGCCACAGCCAGGACTGCGCATCTATAATATAGTAGGCATGTCGTACGGCTACCTAGCCGACTGCGCCTACTTTGCCGACCAACGGACGGGTGTTGAATTCATCTTGAGCGCAGTTTTATACGTCAACAAGGATGGTGTCCTAAACGATGGCTCATATGAATACAAGTCCATCGGTCTGCCTTTTCTGCAGGCGCTGGGGCAAGCCATCTATAGGTTTGAAGCAGAGTATCCTCATGCTTACCCCTTCAACAAGGCAAAGAGTAACACTGAGTGA